The Sandaracinaceae bacterium genome includes the window TGATGCGCTCTACTTCGCTTCAGGGCGCTGGCTCTGGGCCACCGAGCGCTCGGGCACGGCGCGCTTCCGCTTCGAGGCGCAGGGCAAGATCTACACCTCGCCCGCCATCGCGCCCGACGGCACCATCTACATCGGCTCGCAGGACGACTATCTCTATGCCCTGTCTCCCACCGGAGAGCTGCGGTGGCGTCATCGCGCGGGCGACGACATCGACTCGAGCCCCGTGGTGGGGGACGACGGGGCCATCTACTTCGGGTCCGACGACCGACGCGTGCACGCCCTCGAGCCGGACGGCAGCGAGCGCTTCTCGGTGGACGTGGGCGGCTACGTGCGGGCACCCGTCGCCCTCACGCACGACGGAGGCATCGTGGTGGCCGTGATGGGCCCCCGGCCGCGCGTCGTGTCGTTGGATGCCGTTAGCGGTGAGGTGCGCTTCTCGTTCAACCTGCCGCTCACCGACTCGCCCGAGATGGGCGCGCTCTCCGGGCCGCTGGTCGACGGGGAGGGCTCCATCTACTTCGGCGCGCACGACGACTTCATCTATTCGCTGAGTCGCACGGGTGGCCTGCGCTGGGCGTTCCGTGTGGAGGGTGACGTGGACGCGCCGCCCATGCTGGATGCCGACGGAGCGCTCTATGTGGGCTGCGACGACGGTCGCCTCTACGCCCTCGAGGGAGACGGTCCGGCGCCCGCGGCCGACGCCGGGGTCGCTGCCGCGGCGAGCGCCGACGCAGGTCCGGTTGACGCTGCGTCCGTCGAGGCCGAAGGACGCGATCAGGGGCGCTGAGTCCGCTCTGGAGCGCCCACCTGGCGCCCCTACTTCTTCTTTGCCCCGAACAGCTTCGACAGGACGGACGCGGGCTTCTCTTCTGCCGCTGGGCCGCTGGTCTGACCACGCATGCGGGCGAGGCGCAGCTCACGGGCGGCGTCCACGTGCTTGGGGTTGAGCTCCACGATGCGCTCGAAGTGCTTCACCGCGTTGGGGGTGTCCCCAACGCGCTTGTACAGGAAGGCGAGCGTCAGCAGCGCCTGCTCGTGCTTGTCGTTCTGCGCCAGTGCCCGCTGTGCGAGCTGGATGATGACCTCTCGCGGCGACTCGGTGTCCCGCTGCAGCAGCACCCAAGCCTTCATCGCCGGGTAGTCCGGCTCGTCGGGCGAGAGGTCCATGCTCTTGTCCAACAACGCGATGGCCTGGGCCCACTCCTTGCGGCGCACCAGCACCTCGGCCTTCTCGAACTCGAGCGCGGCCGTGAGAATGGCAGCCAGCTTTCGATCGGCCGCGGGTGACCCGCCCCCACCCTGCACCGCCTTGAAGTGAGCCTTTCGCTTCTCGGGATCCAACAGGGTGTTCTTGGCCTCGGTCAGGTGCCGGAAGATGGTGTCCACGTACTGCCGCAGCGGCGCCAGCTCCGCCGGCAGGCGGTCGGGGTGGAAGCGCTTGATGCGGTCCACGTATCCGTCGCTGATCGCGTCATCGAGCACGGTGTTGTCCACCCCCAGCATCTGGAAGTAGTTCTCGGTGTCGATGGCTGCGAACCGGCTCTGCACATCGCGCCACAGAGTCTCGTGGGCGCTGGACAACCCGGCGGGCGGGTTGGGCGGGCCAGCGGGCCCACTCACCATGCTGGTCCGCGCGGGCGCCGCCTCGGCCGGCGCAGGGGCGCCTGGGGGCGGCATGCTGTCCAGCGAGGGCATGTCCGAAAAACGCGCGCCCGCCGGGCGGCTCGTCTGCGACGGCGGCGCGAAGCTGGGCAACGCAGACGAGGAGCTGAGCTCTCCGGTGTAGTCGTCCTGGCGCACGGGGGCGGGCGCCAGGCAGCGCGTGATGGCCAGCAGGTAGAGCGTGCGCGTGGCGACGCGTGGGTCCCCCGACATCTGGACCCAGTCCGAGATGGAGTGCTGGCTGGCCTGCACCAGCTCCACGACGGCCTGCTCCTTGGGGATGAGACCGAGCGCGTTGATGTCGATGGTGCGCACC containing:
- a CDS encoding PQQ-binding-like beta-propeller repeat protein; protein product: MSGRKQTLLLAAMWAGALISVGALTAARMRGGGDSGVGPEPIVTGLSAATSDGGVALPALREPRGGRAPFRSYRGDARHTGRTAIVGPREPRLRFAFATGGMIKGQVVVDEAGRLWFGTLGALGVGLNAPPEPGELIALSRAGDVLLRRPLGADVYSTPLVTNDRVYVGSDADRFFSFTFAGERRFELETGDDADTGATLGADDALYFASGRWLWATERSGTARFRFEAQGKIYTSPAIAPDGTIYIGSQDDYLYALSPTGELRWRHRAGDDIDSSPVVGDDGAIYFGSDDRRVHALEPDGSERFSVDVGGYVRAPVALTHDGGIVVAVMGPRPRVVSLDAVSGEVRFSFNLPLTDSPEMGALSGPLVDGEGSIYFGAHDDFIYSLSRTGGLRWAFRVEGDVDAPPMLDADGALYVGCDDGRLYALEGDGPAPAADAGVAAAASADAGPVDAASVEAEGRDQGR
- a CDS encoding DnaJ domain-containing protein produces the protein MTAPTPIAQGDLSQKPLAHVMLSIFDREFSGTLVVWPDDEGQAGQDRLLFRRGHIIAGRLVEPATDLSRGMLALFHRTNAPFAFYDQDLVTGMEGVLFTSDHVYALIAAAARGGARRDVMESVLGRLREPAYRLVRTIDINALGLIPKEQAVVELVQASQHSISDWVQMSGDPRVATRTLYLLAITRCLAPAPVRQDDYTGELSSSSALPSFAPPSQTSRPAGARFSDMPSLDSMPPPGAPAPAEAAPARTSMVSGPAGPPNPPAGLSSAHETLWRDVQSRFAAIDTENYFQMLGVDNTVLDDAISDGYVDRIKRFHPDRLPAELAPLRQYVDTIFRHLTEAKNTLLDPEKRKAHFKAVQGGGGSPAADRKLAAILTAALEFEKAEVLVRRKEWAQAIALLDKSMDLSPDEPDYPAMKAWVLLQRDTESPREVIIQLAQRALAQNDKHEQALLTLAFLYKRVGDTPNAVKHFERIVELNPKHVDAARELRLARMRGQTSGPAAEEKPASVLSKLFGAKKK